From a region of the Babesia bovis T2Bo chromosome 1, whole genome shotgun sequence genome:
- a CDS encoding putative integral membrane protein, translated as MTIHKANLLWLEEIKIRHPATVGGLGLACTILLNHATTVVLGKKSSKHLGDKAKKKRRRRESRFSRERIIHIATIVVAVVVVTSGMIGLVCKYGEVCSGGEVYCAFVLLITLITVVLTWLRLNR; from the coding sequence ATGACCATACACAAGGCTAATCTTTTATGGTTAGAGGAAATAAAAATTCGCCATCCGGCTACTGTAGGTGGACTAGGACTTGCGTGTACGATACTCTTAAACCATGCTACCACTGTGGTACTAGGCAAAAAGTCCAGTAAACACTTGGGAGACAAAGCAAAGAAGAAACGTCGGCGACGGGAAAGTCGCTTCAGCAGGGAGAGGATAATACATATAGCTACCATTGTGGTTGCTGTTGTAGTAGTGACATCAGGCATGATTGGCTTGGTTTGTAAATACGGCGAAGTGTGCTCTGGTGGTGAAGTATATTGTGCTTTTGTCTTATTAATCACTCTTATCACCGTTGTATTGACATGGCTTCGTCTGAATAGGTAG
- a CDS encoding SmORF protein (Small Open Reading Frame (SmORF)) — MVAFNMLWKLCLVVAFGLSATATSTDVDQEQPKKESFVSRFFGKKEEAKTQPVEVQQEEITKAQENTDAEEPPKFSVEWYLLPKPINRATLRDKLPWIIQNTIPRDCNQPIASKSEELIREYIPRTYIRWYLLPEPESRTALRYSIPKDLANEVPEDYNEPIKPEVVKRIKKFFSLSINKQKALLQS; from the coding sequence ATGGTAGCCttcaacatgttatggaaACTCTGTTTAGTGGTGGCATTTGGGCTTTCTGCCACGGCCACTTCAACTGATGTAGACCAGgagcaacccaagaaggaatccTTCGTCAGCAGATTCTTTGGTAAGAAAGAGGAAGCTAAGACTCAACCTGTGGAAGTACAGCAAGAAGAGATTACCAAGGCACAAGAAAACACTGACGCAGAAGAGCCACCCAAGttttctgttgaatggtatctgttacccaaGCCCATAAACAGAGCGACTCTTCGTGATAAGCTGCCATGGATTATTCAAAACACTATACCAAGGGACTGTAATCAACCAATAGCATCAAAATCAGAAGAACTAATCAGGGAGTATATCCCACGGACTTACATTAGATGGTATTTGTTACCGGAGCCGGAAAGCAGAACTGCCTTACGTTATTCGATACCCAAGGATTTGGCTAACGAAGTACCGGAGGACTATAATGAACCCATAAAGCCTGAAGTTGTCAAACGTATTAAAAAGTTCTTCTCATTGAGTATAAACAAGCAGAAGGCATTGCTTCAGTCATGA
- a CDS encoding variant erythrocyte surface antigen-1 alpha subunit: MKWNVDKPDEEGTPLGRKCTRCSGGTCGYSCYRESYKSSYSGNKHLHKNDNLPTWQNVSTTIDRSRCARILLGSVCLIWSGLTYMHWTGKWAKGSPYWNNHILDGTGLDDGTLSQWLQALGFPKDMLNDKGPKNRLDQVIWDGFRDMLFLGFLEPSGLSGDDVKDDNGNTARSPFGMNYAGFVHTAHRDSFNTDQATVFPNGTSSSSAGQISETNQHKNGAIFKLYILSCAYFTGLQKKGPPKGDNRNPKTIREILYWLSALPYSTAYPKILKHSIERLKSVAPVVGDKKQLSFYQTGRNHPITVHEFNLFAHFQAVTQYCPLVLIGIQGGIHITKGTKEPPIHSLYANTECSFTYPTVSIQAYNQVVHYIRALFYQLYFLRKQCAVKVTCGGKWRECRYGSGVVSKGVISWMCLGCNPMEHDRKWRVEKVNGELGKVVSSGKSDDVAVKVKDVLEKIGDVVVQLGNAQEALEGKAESKVIEGVKEALEGAKQGLGQVNGGLDVKLQEAKTKLGELTNGSGGALHTLVNGGGAGSLQQIANADADWKKEYSSAKDKISEAIDGVREVLRALEKEVPEVDDSTNLNGHKKMFSGAIKAILEIVGSTRCVHCQDHANKCGKTPTPSVCDKCHQQYMDGTPSPLQAFLEDRLPGFSCRSTMDELDKQEADRAQKGRDAPPGSELSYPSAASHLGHCNGSGQCCPLPMGFRGQFQKRVTNTGQRLYGILYFFSNENMMQSCVYTLVRVTAALSATTPQVLGDVFGFFRGGVGNKEEGENKEKKKTKCGHDGNPGDKGNENKYFCGWCASGLRDEVKKIEWIPKGGDSDKGGHYMDKVGKALRDIKGDKDSAVALKSTTTTTTTNTSFSRLTENCHYLSPLTGELYTAVSATFGGTYLSWVLYLSDALQWGLESLASAFKEIECRGCRECDPNKCKKGSHGGTDSAQCNCSSIVSCTGVLPVLYRHGFSYGNPFNLEGYHQKDGKTDGQYDIEDTKKARRCHEFLESLQDVINQKEEATSQDHPLTNLLSQVGKLQYDIRLPWIFVLTLAWLVAVLYLAFGAIWPLDWTHMRSHCRGWFRKGSLSPWEVLMVGKKKGRGILEFFGKT, encoded by the coding sequence atgaaatggaatgtGGACAAGCCGGACGAAGAAGGAACACCACTGGGAAGGaagtgtacaaggtgtagtggtggtacaTGTGGTTATTCCTGTTACAGAGAGAGCTACAAGTCTTCATACTCAGGTAACAAGCACTTACATAAGAATGATAATCTCCCCACCTGGCAAAACGTCAGTACAACCATTGATAGATCAAGATGTGCCCGTATCCTCCTaggctcagtatgtctcatctggagtggacttacctatatgcattggacGGGCAAGTGGGCCAAGGGTAGTCCATActggaacaaccacattttggatggtactggtctagatgatggtacactatcccaatggctacaggccttAGGATTCCCTAAagatatgttgaatgacAAAGGGCCGAAAAATAGATTAGATCaggtcatatgggatgggtttaGGGATATGCTTTTCTTGGGATTCCTGGAGCCTAGTGGTCTCAGTGGTGATGATGTCAAGGACGACAATGGCAATACAGCGAGAAGTCCTTTCGGTATGAATTACGCCGGTTTTGtgcatactgcacatagggattcattcaacactGATCAAGCTACTGTCTTCCCTAATGGCACAAGTTCTAGTAGCGCTGGCCAAATCAGTGAAACTAACCAGCATAAAAACGGTGCCATtttcaagctctatattctatcatgtgcctactttacAGGGTTACAGAAGAAGGGTCCGCCGAAGGGGGACAATCGGAAtcccaagaccatccgtgagatcctctactggctaagtgcattgccatatagtaCGGCATACCCAAAGATACTGAAGCATTCCATAGAGCGCCTCAAGAGCGTGGCGCCAGTTGTTGGAGACAAAAAACAGCTTTCGTTCTACCAGACAGGCCGTAATCATCCCATTACAGTtcatgaattcaacctctttgctcacttccaagcagtgacccagtactgcccactggtcctcataggtatacAGGGTGGAATACATATTACTAAAGGCACCAAAGAACCACCCATACACTCCTTATACGCCAACACGGAGTGTTCCTTCACATATCCCACTGtatccatccaagcatacaaccaggtggtccactacattagggcattgttctaccagttgtacttcctaaggaagcaatgtgcagtgaaGGTCACTTGTGGAGggaaatggcgtgagtgtaggtatggcagTGGAGTGGTCTCCAAGGGGGTaatcagctggatgtgcctggggtgtaaccccatggaacatgataggaaatggAGGGTAGAGAAGGTAAATGGGGAGTTAGGAAAAGTAGTGTCTTCGGGGAAATCAGATGATGTAGCAGTAAAGGTAAAGGATGTGCTagagaagattggtgatgtagtggtacaattgggtaacgcccaggaggcattggaagggaaggcTGAGAGTAAAGTGATAGAGGGGGTGAAGGAGGCACTGGAGGGGGCTAAGCAGGGACTAGGGCAGGTGAATGGTGGGCTGGATGTGAAACTACAGGAGGCTAAGACGAAACTAGGGGAGCTGACGAATGGTAGTGGTGGCGCACTACACACACTAGTGAATGGTGGTGGTGCTGGGTCATTACAGCAGATAGCTAATGCTGACGCAGACTGGAAGAAGGAATACAGTAGTGCCAAGGACAAGATAAGTGAAGCTATCGATGGAGTAAGGGAGGTACTGAGAGCACTAGAAAAGGAAGTGCCAGAGGTGGATGACAGTACAAATCTGAATGGTCACAAAAAGATGTTTAGCGGTGCCATAAAAGCCATACTAGAAATTGTGGGTAGTACTAGATGTGTTCACTGCCAAGACCATGCCAACAAGTGTGGCAAAACACCAACACCCAGTGTCTGTGacaaatgccaccaacaatacatggacggcaCGCCATcacccctccaggcatttCTCGAGGATCGCTTACCAGGGTTTAGTTGTCGTAGCACCATGGACGAGCTGGACAAACAAGAGGCGGATAGGGCTCAGAAAGGGAGAGATGCACCTCCTGGGTCGGAGCTGAGTTATCCCTCTGCAGCATCCcacctaggacactgtaatggctcaggccaatgctgcccacttccaatgggttttagaggTCAATTCCAAAAACGAGTAACCAATACaggccaacgcctttatggcatcctctacttcttcagtaatgagaacatgatgcaatcatgtgtttatacactagtgagggtcacagcagcactcagtgccaccacaccacaggtactgggtgatgtctttgggttctttaggggtggtgtggGAAATAAAGAGGAGGGAGAAAACAaggagaagaagaagaCAAAGTGTGGGCACGATGGTAATCCAGGTGACAAGGGAAACGAAAACAAATACTTCTGCGGCTGGTGCGCttctgggttacgggatgaagtaaagaagatagagtggattCCAAAGGGAGGAGACAGTGATAAAGGAGGACACTACATGGACAAAGTCGGTAAAGCGCTGAGAGATATTAAGGGAGACAAGGACAGTGCTGTCGCTCTAAAGTCAACTACTACAactactaccactaatACATCCTTCTCACGACTCACTGAGaactgccactacctctcccccctaacaGGTGAACTTTAcaccgcagtgagtgccaccttcggtggaacatacctctcatgggtactatatctatcagatgcacttcaaTGGGGACTAGAATCACTGGCCAGTGCATTCAAGgagattgaatgccggggctgtaGAGagtgtgaccccaataagtgcaagaagggaagtCATGGTGGGACGGATAGTGCACAATGTAACTGCTcatcaatcgtatcatgtaccggggtactgccggtGCTGTATAGgcatggcttcagctacggtaacccattcaatctggaggggtaccaccAGAAGGATGGAAAGACAGATGGGCAGTATGACATTGAGGACACGAAGAAAGCTAGACGTtgtcacgagttcctagAAAGTCTTCAAGATGTAATCAACCAGAAGGAGGAGGCCACCTCTCAGGACcaccccctcaccaacctcctctcccaggtcggcaagctccaatacgacatacggctcccaTGGATATTTGTCCTCAcgttagcctggctagtagcagtgctctaccttgcctttggtgccatatggccactggactggactcatatgaggtcgcattgtagggggtggttcaggaagggtagtttgagtccatgggaggtactgatggtgggcaagaagaagggaagagggatactagagttttttggtaagacatag
- a CDS encoding SmORF protein (Small Open Reading Frame (SmORF)), protein MKTVSINKLSKLCALVALGLPSIATSTDVAQEQPKKESFLGRFFGKKPEAATKRVEVQEKENSDSEEDIETGEPSNYSVEWYLLPKPLNRAILRYLLPSSLAKKVPEDCNEPIDSLVENEIRKHFIWYGFDWYLLTLPQNRSALRKKLPRDGAKMLPES, encoded by the coding sequence ATGAAAACGGTATCCATAAACAAGTTATCTAAACTCTGTGCATTGGTAGCATTAGGACTACCTTCCATTGCCACTTCTACCGATGTAGCCCAGGAGCAgcccaagaaggaatcgtTCTTAGGCAGATTCTTCGGTAAGAAACCAGAAGCTGCCACTAAGCGTGTGGAAGTGCAAGAAAAAGAGAATAGTGACAGTGAAGAAGATATTGAAACTGGAGAGCCATCAAActactctgttgaatggtatctgttaccaaAGCCCTTAAACAGAGCTATACTACGTTATCTGTTGCCAAGCAGCTTGGCCAAAAAAGTTCCAGAggactgtaatgaaccaatagaTTCTTTGGTGGAGAATGAGATTAGGAAGCATTTCATCTGGTATGGCTTTGACTGGTATCTGTTAACCTTGCCGCAAAATAGGTCTGCCTTACGTAAAAAGTTACCGCGCGACGGTGCCAAAATGTTGCCAGAAAGCTGA
- a CDS encoding SmORF protein (Small Open Reading Frame (SmORF)), producing the protein MVAFNTLWKLCVVVAFGLSATATCTDVAQEQPKKESFVSRFFGKKEEAKTQPVEVQQEEITKAQENTDAEEPPKYSVEWYLLPKPQNRKHLRDKLPYDLAYFVQRNCNSPISPEVEREIREYLLLYTVDWYLLPEPESRTALRYSLPSNLASKVPENCNEPIDPELEKRIRKYFSSLQKKKR; encoded by the coding sequence ATGGTAGCCTTTAACACGTTATGGAAGCTCTGTGTAGTGGTGGCATTCGGGCTGTCTGCCACAGCCACTTGTACCGATGTAGCCCAGgagcaacccaagaaggaatcgtTCGTCAGCAGATTCTTTGGTAAGAAAGAGGAAGCTAAGACTCAACCTGTGGAAGTACAGCAAGAAGAGATTACCAAGGCACAAGAAAACACTGACGCAGAAGAGCCACCCAAGTACTCTGtggaatggtatctgttacccaaGCCCCAAAACAGAAAACACCTTCGTGATAAGCTGCCATATGATTTGGCCTATTTTGTACAAAGGAATTGTAACAGTCCAATATCACCCGAAGTGGAAAGAGAAATTAGAGAGTATTTATTATTGTATACTGTTGactggtatctgttaccgGAGCCAGAAAGCAGAACTGCCTTACGTTATTCGTTACCAAGTAATTTGGCCTCAAAGGTTCCGGAAAATtgtaatgaaccaatagaCCCCGAATTGgaaaaacgtattaggAAGTATTTCTCATCGCTTCAGAAAAAGAAGAGGTGA
- a CDS encoding SmORF protein (Small Open Reading Frame (SmORF)) has translation MVAFNSFSKLCVVVALGLSATVTSTEVAQEQPKKESFVSRFFGKRDETATKRVEVQEKENSDSEEDIETGEPSNYSVEWYLLPKPLNRATLRYRLPRDLYDVVPLDCNKPIAPEVEKRIRNYFSLHTIEWYLLPKPLNRAALRYSLPSNLSKKVPEDCREPIKPEVEERIRKYFSLYAVDWYLLPKPENRATLRNSLPRDLASKVPEDCNQPIEPEVVERIREFFSLCSVEWYHLPKPENGKYRRSKLPWELSIAVPKDGNETILGAVEKRS, from the coding sequence ATGGTAGCCTTTAACAGTTTCTCTAAGCTCTGTGTAGTTGTGGCCCTCGGGCTCTCTGCCACTGTCACCTCTACTGAGGTAGCCCAGGAacaacccaagaaggaatcgtTCGTAAGCAGattctttggtaaaagAGACGAAACTGCCACTAAGCGTGTGGAAGTGCAAGAAAAAGAGAATAGTGACAGTGAAGAAGATATTGAAACTGGAGAGCCATCAAActactctgttgaatggtatctgttaccaaAGCCCTTAAACAGAGCAACCCTTCGTTACAGATTGCCGCGGGATTTGTATGATGTTGTGCCACTGGACTGCAACAAACCGATAGCACCCGAAGTGGAAAAGCGCATTAGGAATTATTTTTCGTTGCATACcattgaatggtatctgttaccaaAGCCCTTAAACAGAGCTGCCCTACGTTATTCGTTACCATCTAATTTGTCGAAAAAAGTTCCAGAAGATTGTAGAGAACCAATAAAACCCGAAGTGGAAGAACGCATAAGAAAGTACTTTTCATTGTATGCCGTTGATTGGTATCTCTTACCTAAGCCTGAAAACAGAGCCACCCTGCGTAATTCTCTACCAAGGGATTTGGCCTCAAAGGTTCCGGAGGACTGTAATCAACCAATAGAACCCGAAGTGGTAGAACGTATTAGGGAGTTCTTCTCGTTGTGTTccgttgaatggtatcatCTGCCCAAGCCGGAAAACGGAAAATATCGCCGTTCTAAGTTGCCATGGGAATTGTCCATTGCCGTACCAAAGGATGGCAACGAGACAATATTGGGTGCAGTGGAAAAACGTAGTTAA
- a CDS encoding SmORF protein (Small Open Reading Frame (SmORF)), whose translation MVVFNMLWKLFVVVAFGLSATVTSTEVAQEQPKEESLIGGFSNEKESTVSKPSEVKEATGTSTPGNSDPDEPPMFTVEWYLLPKPLNRATLRYMLPWNLQTAVPEDCKRPILPVVERQIRNYFSWLEKTKQKESSSAQGETTNISQPPKKSFTSRFFGKKDASTVKPVDVPDLPKYSLEWYFVQKPENRKLLRDRLPYATKAFVAPDCREPIAPVLEKRIRDYFSLYTVDWYLLPKQENRIALRYMLPSDLAAKVPEDCNEPIDPEVEAIIKEHFTVTEKKQRPNRFWYLHL comes from the coding sequence ATGGTAGTCttcaacatgttatggaagctcTTTGTAGTTGTGGCATTCGGGCTCTCTGCCACTGTCACCTCTACTGAGGTAGCCCAGGAGCAACCCAAGGAGGAATCATTGATAGGCGGATTCTCCAATGAGAAAGAATCAACAGTATCTAAACCTTCGGAAGTAAAAGAAGCAACCGGGACTAGCACTCCAGGAAACAGTGATCCAGATGAGCCACCGATGTTcactgttgaatggtatctgttacccaaGCCCTTAAACAGAGCAACCCTTCGTTACATGTTGCCATGGAATTTACAAACTGCTGTCCCAGAAGACTGCAAAAGGCCAATATTGCCTGTAGTAGAAAGACAGATTAGGAATTATTTTTCTTGGCTTGAGAAAACGAAACAAAAGGAGTCTTCTTCTGCACAAGGTGAAACCACTAATATTAGCCAACCCCCAAAGAAATCTTTCACCAGTAGATTCTTCGGCAAAAAAGACGCATCTACCGTTAAACCCGTTGATGTACCAGATTTACCCAAGTACTCTCTAGAATGGTATTTTGTACAGAAACCCGAAAACAGAAAACTTCTTCGTGACAGGTTGCCATATGCTACGAAAGCTTTTGTAGCACCGGACTGTAGAGAACCAATAGCGCCCGTACTGGAAAAACGCATTAGGGATTATTTCTCATTGTATACCGTCGACTGGTATTTGTTACCCAAACAAGAAAACAGGATAGCCCTACGCTATATGTTACCATCTGATTTGGCTGCCAAGGTGCCCGAAGACTGCAATGAACCTATAGACCCCGAAGTGGAAGCAATTATTAAGGAAC
- a CDS encoding putative integral membrane protein produces the protein MNIDINVDKTPTIGECQTWNFTGHLQYIEMMDISLLLFLTKSMHIRTTNAVNMTTMRLSMFILGTRSNEITNAKFTIYHRFWLVLLWVVVQMVPATIINIIKPASIGDVEHIPYIRALACADYSQDVSRCDVPQKVN, from the exons AtgaatattgatattaatGTTGACAAAACACCGACGATCGGAGAGTGTCAAACGTGGAATTTCACAGGACATTTACAATACATAGAG ATgatggatatatcattgCTATTATTCCTGACGAAAAGTATGCATATCCGTACCACCAATGCAGTGAATATGACAACAATGCGACTATCAATGTTTATCTTAGGAACACGGAGCAACGAGATAACTAACGCCAAGTTCACTATTTACCATCGTTTTTGgctagtactactgtggGTGGTAGTACAGATGGTACCGGCTACTATAATTAACATCATAAAACCTGCAAGCATTGGTGATGTTGAGCACATCCCATACATTCGTGCGCTAGCCTGTGCCGATTACAGT CAGGATGTCAGCCGTTGTGATGTACCCCAAAAGGTTAATTAG